The following coding sequences are from one Pigmentibacter sp. JX0631 window:
- a CDS encoding TniB family NTP-binding protein, giving the protein MIEVNFNNACSLEHLIPQMRKTALLPNEERIAYIRADRWIGYSKAQEAISKLQKLIDHPKRQRMPNLLIVGPTNNGKSMIIEKFKRMHKVISCENTPKETIPIVALQMPSDPTIARFYSMLLYNLGAPVTMKCKVADLEHVALKLLKQLSTRMIIIDELHNILAGRINVQREFLNLIRFIGNELQIPIVCLGIREAYLAIRTDDQLENRFEPHILPLWEDDREFSSLLASIISTFPLKMASFLLEKDIRQYILRKTEATIGEIISLLSKTAILAIESGQEYIDLKLLMQADYDSPTERRNKFERELQ; this is encoded by the coding sequence ATGATAGAAGTGAACTTTAATAATGCTTGCTCACTTGAGCATCTTATCCCTCAAATGAGAAAAACTGCTTTGTTACCTAATGAAGAACGCATTGCTTATATTCGTGCAGATAGATGGATAGGTTATTCAAAAGCACAAGAAGCAATTTCTAAGCTTCAGAAACTCATTGATCACCCTAAACGCCAAAGAATGCCTAATCTCCTTATTGTTGGCCCTACAAATAATGGAAAATCAATGATTATCGAAAAATTTAAACGCATGCATAAAGTTATTTCTTGCGAAAATACTCCAAAAGAAACAATACCGATCGTAGCACTACAAATGCCAAGCGATCCGACCATAGCCAGATTTTATTCCATGCTTCTCTACAATTTGGGAGCACCTGTTACTATGAAATGCAAAGTTGCTGACTTAGAACATGTTGCTTTAAAATTATTAAAACAATTATCTACCCGTATGATCATTATTGATGAACTACACAATATACTTGCTGGTAGAATAAATGTTCAAAGAGAATTTCTTAACCTTATTAGATTTATTGGGAATGAACTTCAAATTCCTATTGTCTGCCTTGGTATTAGAGAAGCTTATCTTGCCATACGCACAGATGATCAACTTGAAAACCGTTTTGAACCACACATTTTACCATTATGGGAAGATGATAGAGAATTTTCAAGTTTGCTTGCAAGTATTATTTCAACATTTCCATTGAAAATGGCTTCATTTTTACTAGAAAAAGACATACGTCAATATATTTTAAGGAAAACAGAAGCTACTATTGGCGAAATTATTTCTTTGCTTTCTAAAACAGCTATTTTAGCTATTGAAAGCGGTCAAGAATACATCGATTTAAAATTGTTAATGCAAGCTGACTATGATTCTCCAACAGAAAGACGTAATAAATTTGAACGTGAATTACAATAA
- a CDS encoding TniQ family protein produces MKKRFPVWPHPYKLESLSSWIMRIADYYRINVDTLFEIGFLLQKPSSWWDIDVSPSAELLNKISINTGLSLKYLNEMTVAGISPWVIDSIKPVYDFEFTRLTTSFCILNSNSPYFNTNSNCKKSLLPWMPNVPWKSTRINRFCPICIENKDLDLPNLLVWRTVLVSSCLRHECLLVETKNNSWDQLSWKENIISTKYLNTWLDEITLNAIETGFAKLGNEKINVSIWVRFLRSLFHELTIESRDFKDQERINEIWRYAGLKKPRNKIFELLEIKERANVTKCAAYLLQDFPRQIISFIPISRNINQIFLPNFIAKYFGQNEIYYDLFLKEENSKIEMTYNNRKGESFLPAAKLFVSLIQNKINKHDKSVEKRNIIGAEYLSNLKENNIFARDGENTNFCKMD; encoded by the coding sequence ATGAAAAAGAGATTTCCAGTATGGCCTCATCCTTATAAATTGGAATCATTAAGCTCATGGATTATGAGAATTGCTGATTATTATAGGATCAATGTTGATACTTTATTTGAAATTGGATTTTTGCTTCAAAAACCAAGTTCTTGGTGGGATATTGATGTTTCCCCAAGTGCAGAATTATTGAACAAAATTTCAATAAATACAGGATTGTCATTAAAATATTTAAATGAAATGACTGTTGCAGGAATTTCTCCTTGGGTTATTGATTCAATAAAACCAGTATATGATTTTGAGTTTACAAGATTAACTACTTCATTCTGTATATTAAATAGTAATTCCCCTTATTTTAATACAAATTCAAATTGTAAAAAATCTTTGCTACCGTGGATGCCTAATGTTCCATGGAAATCAACTAGGATAAATCGTTTTTGCCCTATATGTATAGAAAATAAAGACTTAGATTTACCTAATCTACTTGTTTGGAGAACCGTATTAGTATCATCTTGCCTAAGACATGAATGTTTGCTTGTAGAGACAAAAAATAATTCTTGGGATCAGTTGTCTTGGAAAGAAAATATTATAAGTACAAAATATTTGAATACTTGGCTCGATGAAATCACACTTAATGCAATTGAAACAGGTTTTGCAAAACTTGGCAATGAAAAAATAAATGTTAGTATTTGGGTCAGGTTTTTAAGAAGCCTTTTTCATGAACTTACGATAGAAAGCAGAGATTTTAAAGATCAAGAACGAATTAATGAAATTTGGCGGTATGCAGGACTTAAAAAACCAAGAAACAAAATATTTGAGCTTCTAGAAATAAAAGAAAGAGCTAATGTTACTAAATGCGCAGCATATTTATTACAAGATTTTCCAAGACAGATAATTTCATTTATCCCAATTAGTAGAAATATAAATCAAATATTTTTGCCAAATTTTATTGCTAAATATTTTGGACAAAATGAAATATATTATGATCTCTTTTTAAAAGAAGAAAACTCTAAAATTGAAATGACTTACAATAATAGAAAAGGAGAAAGTTTTTTACCAGCCGCTAAATTATTTGTTTCACTGATCCAAAATAAAATAAATAAACATGATAAATCAGTTGAAAAAAGAAATATTATAGGAGCTGAATATTTAAGTAATTTAAAAGAAAATAATATTTTTGCAAGAGATGGAGAGAATACAAATTTTTGTAAAATGGATTAA
- a CDS encoding ASCH domain-containing protein, giving the protein MNKDKSILLSLHPDFALKILEGKKRLEFRRRFPILPTGTKVYIYATKPVGKILGECQILSIKKIEAQFADFYIQKSGDNREEVLNYIRGLQEFIVLEIRNPIKLNEPAFIQDLFSEIKRAPMSFCYVPNK; this is encoded by the coding sequence GTGAATAAAGATAAATCTATTTTATTAAGCCTACATCCAGATTTTGCTTTAAAAATTCTCGAAGGAAAAAAAAGACTTGAATTTAGACGTCGTTTTCCTATTTTACCGACAGGAACAAAAGTTTATATTTATGCCACAAAACCAGTTGGAAAAATATTGGGAGAATGTCAAATTTTAAGTATTAAAAAAATTGAAGCTCAATTTGCAGATTTTTATATTCAGAAATCAGGTGATAATAGAGAAGAAGTATTAAATTATATAAGAGGACTTCAAGAATTTATAGTTTTAGAAATTAGAAATCCTATAAAACTTAACGAACCAGCCTTTATACAAGATCTATTTTCTGAGATAAAACGAGCTCCTATGTCATTTTGCTATGTTCCAAATAAATAA
- a CDS encoding recombinase family protein — protein MLIGYARVSTLEQNLDLQEKALQKSGCNKIFVDKASGSRSARPGLEKSLEQLREGDTFIVWKLDRLGRNIKDLIDFVKDLEAKKIEFKSLTDNIDTSTPSGRFFFHTMAALAQMERELIIERTKAGLKAAKERGRIGGRKRRMTANKLESAKKLLSSGTPPKDVAMSLGVSIPTLYRWLPAHTHSEAS, from the coding sequence ATGCTTATTGGTTATGCAAGGGTTTCAACACTAGAGCAAAATCTAGATTTACAAGAAAAAGCATTGCAAAAATCAGGTTGCAACAAAATCTTTGTGGATAAAGCAAGCGGAAGTCGCTCTGCACGACCTGGATTAGAAAAATCTCTTGAACAATTAAGAGAAGGCGACACTTTTATCGTTTGGAAATTAGATCGTCTTGGAAGAAACATCAAAGATCTAATCGATTTTGTAAAAGATCTTGAAGCTAAAAAAATCGAATTTAAAAGTCTCACTGATAATATTGATACTTCGACTCCTTCTGGGCGTTTCTTCTTTCATACAATGGCTGCACTTGCTCAAATGGAACGAGAACTCATTATAGAGCGCACTAAAGCTGGTTTAAAAGCTGCTAAGGAACGTGGTAGAATTGGTGGCAGAAAAAGAAGAATGACTGCAAATAAACTTGAATCTGCAAAAAAATTACTAAGCAGTGGAACCCCTCCAAAAGATGTGGCAATGAGTTTGGGTGTTTCTATTCCTACTCTGTATCGATGGCTGCCAGCCCATACTCACTCTGAAGCTTCATAA
- a CDS encoding POTRA domain-containing protein, with amino-acid sequence MLIFKKKVISFYLFITICELLLSCTFYSINSCFAQESNELDIKNYTIITPKVAEGMIIADLDFQGNFRTSDDVIENNLELEENEAFTSEKLRVSMQNLKNLQVFSKIDVTLYLDDKNRLIVRFEIEEKWTLLPYFLAGSGGGTSYLVLGLYETNFIGRLYTFNFTYGCKNNNCSTFVYFRNPSVLGSAFNIVSYLTKEHNVFHVYNHDRDILGTFSNQRDMINLFTDLKITPSFFIGLGFLYLNNYISEEGIAASDSENNKNRKYNVPASTSSLALETRLTLGKINYDGLKSDGLSYVTIIDSTLQGYPSKEDNYTSVNSTLLYYKSNFDFGIIPLPKYTVFAMRSNISATSSDVTSQQFFVGGLDKLRGFYDGEFSGKYSWFSNFELRVPSLVTEYIALQHAFFSDVGYAADTFPGIFNKFTGVSVGTGIRILPLKINRVALRFDYAYTLNPFNTFGFNFGLLQFF; translated from the coding sequence TTGTTAATTTTTAAAAAGAAAGTAATTTCATTTTATTTATTTATTACTATTTGTGAACTTCTACTTTCTTGTACATTCTATTCTATTAATTCATGTTTCGCTCAAGAATCAAACGAATTAGATATTAAAAATTATACTATAATTACACCCAAAGTAGCTGAAGGTATGATTATAGCTGACTTAGATTTTCAAGGTAATTTCAGAACTAGTGATGATGTCATTGAAAATAATTTAGAACTTGAAGAAAACGAAGCTTTTACCTCAGAAAAATTAAGAGTTTCTATGCAGAATTTAAAAAATCTGCAAGTATTTTCAAAAATAGATGTCACCTTATATTTAGATGATAAAAATAGGCTTATCGTTCGCTTTGAAATAGAAGAAAAATGGACCCTATTACCTTATTTTTTAGCCGGTTCTGGGGGTGGTACTTCATATTTAGTTCTTGGACTTTACGAAACCAATTTTATAGGTAGATTATATACCTTTAATTTTACATATGGTTGTAAAAATAATAACTGCTCTACTTTTGTTTACTTTAGAAATCCAAGTGTTTTAGGTAGTGCTTTTAATATTGTGAGTTATTTAACTAAAGAACATAATGTTTTTCATGTTTATAATCATGATCGAGATATTTTAGGAACATTTTCAAATCAAAGAGACATGATAAATTTATTTACAGATTTAAAAATTACACCTTCTTTTTTTATTGGTCTTGGCTTTTTATATCTTAATAATTACATTTCTGAAGAAGGAATAGCAGCATCTGATTCAGAAAACAATAAAAATCGAAAATATAATGTACCAGCTTCTACCTCATCTCTAGCACTTGAAACAAGATTAACTCTTGGAAAAATAAATTATGATGGATTAAAATCTGATGGCTTAAGTTATGTTACTATAATTGATTCTACTCTCCAAGGATACCCCAGTAAGGAAGATAATTATACCTCAGTAAATAGCACTCTATTATATTATAAATCTAATTTTGATTTTGGAATTATTCCTCTACCTAAATATACTGTTTTTGCTATGCGTAGCAATATAAGCGCCACTTCAAGTGATGTTACTTCTCAGCAATTTTTTGTTGGGGGACTAGATAAATTAAGAGGTTTTTATGATGGAGAGTTTTCAGGAAAATACTCGTGGTTTAGTAATTTTGAACTTAGAGTACCAAGTTTAGTTACTGAATACATAGCTTTACAACATGCATTTTTCTCCGATGTAGGTTATGCGGCTGATACTTTTCCAGGTATTTTTAATAAATTTACTGGTGTAAGTGTGGGAACTGGGATTAGGATCTTACCCCTAAAAATTAATCGGGTGGCTTTACGCTTTGATTATGCTTATACTTTAAATCCGTTTAATACCTTTGGATTTAATTTTGGATTATTACAATTTTTTTAA
- a CDS encoding TetR/AcrR family transcriptional regulator, which yields MSRSDLASERKTQIINATIECITRYGYSNFSMQDVARVADVSKGIIHYYFLNKEDLMMTVLDHVSSDIENLLHSGDLNSDPITRLSNVIWMCSSIVQNKREYYRINMDFWTQIDQKEKVRQEVASHYAKFRNSIAIIIQHGITQGVFRKGEALQFASMIIAMIDGIALQWLFDEGVFNYDEIVKNSEEAILSFLVIKK from the coding sequence ATGAGCCGCTCCGATCTTGCTTCAGAAAGAAAAACTCAAATCATCAATGCCACCATTGAATGTATCACTCGTTATGGCTACAGTAACTTTTCTATGCAAGATGTTGCAAGAGTTGCCGATGTTTCGAAAGGAATTATTCATTATTATTTTTTAAATAAAGAAGATTTAATGATGACGGTTCTCGACCATGTCAGTTCGGATATAGAAAATCTTCTTCACTCGGGCGACCTAAATTCAGATCCTATTACTCGGCTCTCTAATGTTATTTGGATGTGTTCGAGTATAGTCCAAAATAAACGTGAGTATTATAGAATAAATATGGACTTTTGGACTCAAATTGATCAAAAAGAAAAAGTAAGACAAGAAGTGGCGAGTCATTACGCAAAATTTAGAAATTCAATTGCTATCATCATTCAACACGGAATCACTCAAGGTGTTTTTAGAAAAGGCGAAGCCCTACAATTTGCTAGTATGATAATTGCAATGATCGATGGAATTGCATTACAATGGCTATTTGACGAAGGTGTCTTTAACTATGATGAAATAGTAAAAAACAGTGAAGAAGCCATTCTCAGTTTTTTAGTTATTAAAAAATAA
- a CDS encoding methyl-accepting chemotaxis protein → MENEQMSSDTGLSAVDCMASMLNAQRQLIIAIRRLNELIAFSQSTDIEGERQLLLALQGQFRKISDSIASVTDNLGNLLEFRKTKDREIQRASFNLDSTRQAIGESIVTLNVTSDYIRESILLSRHTLAETRKTADRSRAWGRLGSDLLHDFNTFQDQTEQLTEVIKSWDELMNKTQVLQNEVFQHSQTTREAIQGVTSAMIGGRDRMNAVQEKISILANRVADIGNIIEVIDDISEQTNLLALNASIEAARAGDQGKGFAVVADDIRKLAERSSTATRDIYDRIEAIQEETSGAMAAIREGHAVIEAGVKKADTADALLKELREKIGQLSRQAIGLDDQLGTAKNLSEGNKSRTREMFRTIRKITETATFARDLVTQVETSLTSIVAAGTSSLAAIQVEIKKLLDIVSNLEQAQSVVRQVHDWVHHVSVTLGEAKSDSEVAANQCSSGLHQVEISFKHLDTERSSLETMQQVCKDISGCVDKVILASEYLKNMLNQGVSLNVGSPGEVLILKEDGKFTLVDYTVNKQDETNNSSGVKEAS, encoded by the coding sequence GTGGAAAATGAACAAATGTCTTCGGATACAGGATTGTCGGCAGTTGATTGTATGGCATCTATGTTGAATGCGCAAAGACAGTTGATTATTGCAATTCGACGTTTAAATGAATTGATTGCTTTTTCGCAAAGCACTGATATTGAAGGCGAACGTCAATTGCTTCTTGCTCTCCAGGGGCAATTTAGAAAAATATCGGACAGTATTGCAAGTGTTACGGATAATTTAGGTAATTTACTTGAATTTAGAAAAACTAAAGATCGAGAAATACAAAGAGCGTCATTTAATTTAGATAGTACAAGACAGGCTATTGGAGAAAGTATTGTTACTTTAAATGTTACTTCAGATTACATTCGGGAAAGTATTTTACTAAGTAGACACACATTAGCAGAAACCAGAAAAACAGCTGATAGAAGTAGAGCTTGGGGACGTTTAGGTTCAGATCTTTTGCATGACTTTAATACTTTTCAAGACCAAACAGAACAGCTTACTGAGGTTATAAAAAGCTGGGATGAGCTCATGAATAAAACACAAGTTTTGCAAAATGAAGTATTTCAGCATTCGCAAACGACGCGTGAAGCAATTCAAGGAGTAACCTCTGCCATGATTGGCGGAAGAGATCGAATGAATGCGGTTCAAGAAAAAATTTCTATTTTAGCCAATCGGGTTGCTGACATTGGAAATATTATTGAAGTTATTGATGATATTTCTGAGCAGACAAATTTACTAGCATTAAATGCAAGTATTGAGGCTGCACGTGCTGGTGATCAAGGGAAAGGATTTGCTGTTGTTGCTGATGATATTCGAAAATTAGCTGAACGTTCTAGTACTGCAACTAGAGATATCTATGATCGAATAGAAGCAATACAAGAAGAAACGTCAGGCGCAATGGCAGCTATTCGAGAAGGACATGCTGTTATAGAGGCGGGAGTAAAAAAAGCGGATACAGCCGATGCTTTATTAAAAGAATTGAGAGAAAAAATTGGCCAACTATCAAGACAAGCTATTGGATTAGATGATCAATTAGGAACAGCAAAAAATTTGAGTGAAGGTAACAAGTCGAGAACTAGAGAAATGTTTAGGACTATCAGAAAAATTACAGAAACAGCTACATTTGCCCGGGATTTAGTAACTCAAGTAGAAACAAGTTTAACAAGTATTGTCGCTGCTGGAACCAGTAGTTTAGCAGCAATACAAGTAGAAATAAAAAAATTATTAGACATCGTTAGTAATCTTGAGCAAGCGCAAAGCGTTGTAAGGCAAGTTCATGATTGGGTTCATCATGTTTCAGTTACTTTAGGAGAAGCTAAATCTGATTCAGAAGTTGCAGCAAATCAATGTTCAAGTGGACTTCATCAAGTAGAAATTTCTTTTAAACATTTGGATACAGAGCGTTCTTCTTTAGAAACTATGCAACAGGTATGTAAAGATATATCTGGTTGTGTTGATAAAGTAATATTAGCAAGTGAATATTTAAAAAATATGTTGAACCAAGGTGTATCTTTAAACGTAGGTTCACCTGGTGAAGTTTTAATTTTAAAAGAAGATGGAAAATTTACTTTAGTTGATTATACAGTAAATAAACAAGATGAAACAAACAATTCAAGTGGTGTTAAGGAAGCAAGTTAA
- a CDS encoding flagellin has product MGLRITGTSIVESNLTKAQKDYDNSLEKLSSGVRFTRSEPMPAERARSDMLMAKMRELNVYKQNANEGLSFTESVDSSLSAISNTVIRLKELVAQSINPALSDKERGFLFVEYQANYDSLVSTSSTIAHAGKELFSTDANDASEFQGIGRGNGFSTKSIKIRVSAPANSDGKDVGLIEINDLDKIKVHPEDLGIKSAENLVNAEDGVSIDDVLDNFGASNVKELGESFNQAHLQVSEQRANIGAATSRLSSALSSINVAYENTAAANSRIRDVDYAIEITNLAKANILVQASTSLLAQKNQHSTQNILTLIKSVDNKS; this is encoded by the coding sequence ATGGGTTTGAGAATTACTGGTACGAGCATTGTAGAATCAAATCTTACAAAAGCACAAAAAGATTATGACAATAGTCTTGAAAAATTGTCATCAGGTGTTCGATTTACTCGTAGCGAACCTATGCCAGCTGAACGAGCGCGTTCAGATATGCTAATGGCAAAAATGCGTGAATTAAACGTTTATAAGCAAAATGCAAACGAAGGTTTATCTTTTACAGAAAGTGTTGATTCTTCTTTAAGTGCAATTTCAAATACCGTTATAAGATTAAAAGAATTAGTAGCGCAATCAATAAATCCTGCATTATCTGATAAAGAAAGAGGTTTTTTATTTGTAGAATATCAAGCTAATTATGATTCACTTGTTTCAACTTCTTCAACAATTGCCCATGCTGGAAAAGAATTATTTAGCACAGATGCAAATGATGCATCTGAATTTCAAGGAATAGGGCGTGGAAATGGATTTAGTACCAAATCTATTAAAATTAGAGTTTCAGCACCAGCAAATTCCGATGGTAAAGATGTTGGGCTGATAGAAATAAACGATTTAGATAAAATCAAAGTTCATCCTGAAGATTTGGGAATTAAATCAGCAGAAAATCTAGTTAATGCTGAAGATGGAGTGTCTATTGATGATGTTTTGGATAATTTTGGTGCAAGCAATGTCAAAGAATTAGGGGAAAGTTTTAATCAAGCGCATTTACAGGTTTCGGAACAAAGGGCGAATATTGGTGCTGCCACATCTCGTCTTTCAAGCGCACTAAGTTCAATTAATGTTGCATATGAAAATACAGCCGCAGCAAATTCAAGAATTCGCGATGTAGATTATGCAATAGAAATTACGAATCTTGCCAAAGCTAATATTTTAGTTCAGGCAAGTACAAGCTTATTAGCTCAAAAAAACCAGCATTCTACCCAAAATATCCTAACATTAATTAAAAGTGTAGATAATAAATCATAA
- a CDS encoding branched-chain amino acid aminotransferase, whose protein sequence is MSLKSTNGNQNFINHFKIIKNLLPRHKRKAPPSLNDHIPFGAIPTNHMLICDYLPRKNGWQNPEILPYKPFSFSPNSVVFHYGQTIFEGLKAYRSECNEKEIFLFRPDKNAERMAKSAQRMGMEPFPEDMFVHCIKELVKIDKDWILPSPGALYIRPSMIALDKGVSYRASQDYRFFIILSPSKNYFTSETTISVYIERNLSRAAIGGAGEAKCGGNYASSLLPMKIAKDKGAEQVLWLDAKEHKYVEEAGAMNVMFVYKDKILTPALSGSILHGITRSSVIQIANKLNIPIEETKVDINQIILDAKSGKLTEMFACGTAAVISPVGCLLDGDEKIEINNGKIGDVSMLLKNELVGIQSGKLPDPFGWRQLIS, encoded by the coding sequence ATGAGTTTAAAGAGTACAAACGGTAATCAAAATTTTATCAATCATTTCAAAATTATAAAAAATCTATTGCCTAGGCATAAAAGGAAAGCTCCCCCCTCTTTAAACGACCATATTCCTTTTGGAGCTATCCCAACCAATCACATGTTGATCTGTGATTACTTACCAAGAAAAAATGGGTGGCAAAATCCTGAAATTCTTCCTTATAAGCCTTTTTCATTTTCACCAAATTCTGTTGTTTTTCACTATGGACAAACGATATTTGAAGGGTTGAAAGCTTATCGTTCTGAATGCAATGAGAAAGAAATCTTTCTTTTTCGCCCTGATAAAAATGCAGAAAGAATGGCTAAATCAGCACAAAGAATGGGAATGGAACCTTTTCCCGAAGACATGTTTGTGCATTGCATCAAAGAACTTGTAAAAATAGACAAAGATTGGATTTTACCTTCTCCTGGTGCACTATATATAAGGCCTTCAATGATTGCTCTAGACAAAGGCGTCTCCTATCGTGCTTCCCAAGATTATCGTTTTTTTATAATACTAAGCCCTTCAAAAAATTACTTTACTAGTGAAACCACAATCTCAGTATATATTGAAAGAAATTTATCCCGAGCTGCCATAGGTGGAGCTGGAGAAGCGAAGTGTGGAGGAAATTACGCTTCATCATTACTACCTATGAAAATTGCTAAAGATAAAGGTGCCGAGCAAGTTCTCTGGCTTGATGCAAAGGAACACAAATATGTTGAAGAAGCTGGAGCCATGAATGTCATGTTTGTCTACAAGGATAAAATTCTCACCCCAGCCTTGTCAGGAAGCATTTTGCATGGAATAACAAGATCTTCTGTGATTCAAATCGCTAACAAATTAAATATTCCTATAGAAGAGACAAAGGTTGATATCAATCAAATTATACTTGATGCAAAATCAGGCAAATTAACTGAAATGTTTGCATGCGGCACTGCAGCTGTTATCTCGCCGGTCGGTTGCCTATTAGATGGAGATGAAAAAATTGAAATAAATAATGGGAAAATTGGCGATGTGAGTATGTTGTTAAAAAATGAACTAGTCGGAATCCAATCCGGAAAACTTCCAGATCCTTTTGGTTGGAGACAACTTATTTCTTAA